A region of the Legionella sp. PATHC035 genome:
CCTATGTCGGATGATTTAAGCAGAGCAGGCACATCGGATCTCGCACCAAGCCACTTAACCGAGTCAGCAATATCACATTCTGCTGCATATTTTTTTAACTCAGAACCTATCCCATCATCACGTCCAATAACTAGAAGGTACCATGGGGTCGGTAAACGAGATGCGATTCGAGAGAACGCCTCAAGCAGAACACGATGTCCCTTGTAAGGAATGAGGTTTGCTACAATGGCAAATACTAATGCTGAATCGGGTATTTCCAGTTTATTCCGTACACTTTGGCGGTCTTCTATGTCTGAAAATCTGGAAAAATTCACACCATTATAGATTAACCTTAATTTGGAATCGGGTACCCCTTCTTCTTCTAGCTGAGAAATAACGGCACGTGAATTTCCAAGAATAGCATTCATATGGCGATGTAATTTTTTTTCTATCTTTGACAGGACTGGGTATTTTGCCTGATAACCGTTTAAACTCCGCCGACTCATCACCTTAAATTTTTTAAAGGTTAAAATAGAGCAAATTCCTCCAATCAGATAGGCTGTAGGGAGGAAAAAATGCACTACTTTAAAACGCCGGTAAGATAAAAAAACAAGAAGTGACCCAAAAGAATAAGACATACGGAACAGTCGATAAATATAAGAAGCCCCCTGCTTATGCTTAAACAAAGGAGAGCTGACTCTAATTCCCATTTTCTGCAGTTCCTGGGCCAGCGCACCCGGGCGACCAAGGCAAAACACTTCGACATCCCAATTTTTTTGTTTTAATTTAGGTAGAAGTTGAAAAAGATGCATTTCTGCACCACCAACATCCAAAGACCCAATCACGTATAATATTTTATTCATTTATCCTCTAACTTGGCTAATCAATAAAATGCCCTTTCAAGAACAACCTATTTTTGAAAAGTTGGAATAAGCAGGGCGGAACATTTTTTCGAGTTCATTTAACGCAAAAACAAAGAAAGTCAATACAAGCCCCATCTTAATCTGACTTATCCAATAAGAAGGTTCGTCACGTAAAATGGAATAGCTGATATAGAGTGATACAAATGTCAGTATGGAGTTTTTGGCAATCCAATTAAAAAACATAGAAAACCACATAAAAATCAATCCTATTCCATAAGTTCCCAAAACAAATAGTTGAAAATTATAGGCAGCACCCTGGCCATTGGGTATCTGTAAAACCTTTCCTAAAGAATTGAGCATTTCTCCGGCATCAGGAGACAACGAGGAGGTGAAAGGAAGTAAATTTGCAAAAGCATGAAGTGAACTAGTTACTTTGCCTAGATCAAGCGACAAAACTAAATTGGTTAAAATAGCCATTTGTTCGGGACTTGGCTGGAATGTGTAAGATCTGGAAATATAATCTAGATATGCACTTAATTCAAAGCCCTCTTTAAATAAAACAGCATGTACATACCATTTCAAATAATTTGAAAATTCTCCAATAAATGTAAGTAGTAGCGCCACTAAAATGGGAGAAGCTATTTTATTTGACCTGGCAAAGAGGAGATAAGAAACGATTAAAAAGGCTAAATGCCTGTATCCGCTAATCACGGAGATACATACGGTGGCTAAAGCTAAGGCGGCAATAAAAAAATTGAGTACTCTCGACTTAAATGGAGAAAAAAACAGTCCTCCAAGAAGAATGGTATCATAGGGGAAATGGTAAAAAAATAAATCCATAGAGCGGCCTGAACTGGCGATGATAAATTTATCTTTTGGCAAAAAAATCAAATCATAACTTTTTATCAGTGCATAGACTTGAGCCAAACAGGCCATTAGTAATAAAACCTTACATCCAATCCCATTTCTGTTTAAAACAACAATGTGGTCGCGGCTTAAGGAAGAATTTTCCGTAACAACAAATAAAGACAACAATAAAGCAAGATCAGTAATTATATAAACGCTGAGCACGAGTGCCGATGGGGTGTACGTTACCGGAATACCGAAGAAATCAAAGCGAAAAGGAACCAAGACGACAACGGAGTAAAAACAATACAGCATCACGCTGATTTTACACCAGTAGGGTTTTTTCATTGAAATAAAACTGTTAATTAAAAGTAATGAACAGTGCGCCATCCATGTAAACACAGTAAGAAGTTCCACTTTGTTCCTCACAAAAAAAATTAGATATCCTTTATTAATGAAGGATAAAATAACAAAAAAATCAGGGCTGGCGGCTCATGAAGTAACTTCGTAACCCTATTTTTAAATGCCTTTCTTCTGCTAAAAACATCAATAAGAAGAAAATCAAATTGATGCCATAAACAACGGAGTATGAGTACATTACACCGGTCATGCCAAACGCTGGAATAAGTAAGTAGTTGGCAGCCACTTTACTTAAGAGACCCAGAACTCCTGAAACAAAAATAAGAAAGTACTTTCTTGAGCTTGCAAAATAACTCACTAAAACAAGACTGGATGCGTAAAGCGGTAATTGCAAGAGTCCTCTTTGGAATAAATAAGTCACTACGGATGTATTGTTCGCATTAAAAGCACCTCGTTCAAATAAAATAGATACTATTTTATTCGCTGCAATCCACGAAAAAAACACAATGGC
Encoded here:
- a CDS encoding glycosyltransferase, whose product is MNKILYVIGSLDVGGAEMHLFQLLPKLKQKNWDVEVFCLGRPGALAQELQKMGIRVSSPLFKHKQGASYIYRLFRMSYSFGSLLVFLSYRRFKVVHFFLPTAYLIGGICSILTFKKFKVMSRRSLNGYQAKYPVLSKIEKKLHRHMNAILGNSRAVISQLEEEGVPDSKLRLIYNGVNFSRFSDIEDRQSVRNKLEIPDSALVFAIVANLIPYKGHRVLLEAFSRIASRLPTPWYLLVIGRDDGIGSELKKYAAECDIADSVKWLGARSDVPALLKSSDIGILSSLEEGFSNAVIECMAAGLPMVVTNVGGNGEAVLDGVSGIVVPPNDPSKMADALLYLASNGSLRKQFALASSQRAHSEFSLEACVDHYDSFYKELVLAK